TATGCTCGCACGCCACGAGGCTTTATTTATTTCACCTTCGGTGGTGCCTTTCTCAATAAAGTAATTTCGAGCTTTATGGGGGCTGGCAAGCCCCTTGACTGCGCTCTGGCAGTCGAGTCCTCGACGCGCTTGGACTTTCGCAAAATCCCGGCATCCACAGCCCAGTTGCTTGCTGAGGCCAAACGGCACTTTGTTGGGGGACCTGAGCAGACTTTTTTCCAGCAGTGCCTGCCCCTTGACTTGCAGGAACGGGAGTTCATCGACCGTTGGCTCAAGGACGAGGCCGCGCAGGATGTCTTAAACCGGCTCCGCTCAGCATCGTTAATTGAAGTGCCATTTTCTCTTTTCGAGCCTCTGCTGCTCGGCTACCAGCCCGGGCAATCTGAGTAATGCTAAAACCCAATTGTTCATCGAAAACATTATTGGGGACTTCCTGAAGTATCAGCTCACGGCCTACGCCTTTGCTGATTCCGATCTCTACGCGCAGAGGCGGTTGGCGCTTATCACTTTGAGCTAACCATAGGGGGAGTCACGGTCTAACCAGCCTTTCCTGATGGGCCTGGGTTTTTTGAACTTGTGAAAGGGGGCGGGCGGGGTTAGATTAGGGTGCACATGGCAATTCCCTCGCGGTAACTCGATGGTGGCTTGGTGTTTGGTGGGGTGCAGGCCAGGGCGAGGGGCGGCTCTGAGGGTGCGGATTCCAGAAAACAACCGGGTAGCCCGGCCCGCCGGCGTCAGGGGGTGGCGGGCGCACGCCACGCGGCCAGTAGCGAATCCCGCCGCGCCCGCCGGGCGCCTCTTCTGTCGGCAGCGCCAGGAGCGTGACATGGCCAGAGTATTGGTGGTGGAAGATGATCCGTCGGTCTTGCGGACGTTGGAGCGGATGCTTCGGTCTGAAGGGCACGAGACTTTCAGCGCCATGGACATTCCGCAGGCGCTGCGAATTTTGCAGGAGCAGGCGGTGGACGTGGTGGTGACGGACATCCGGCTGCCCGGGGCCTCGGGCCTGGAGCTGCTGCGCCATCTGCAGGACGCGCATCAGGAGATTCCCACGATTGTCATCACCGGCGAGCCTTCGCTGGAATCGGCCGTGGAGGCCGTGCGGGCGCGCGCCTTCGAGTATCTGGCCAAGCCGGTGGGCAAGGCCCAGCTTTTGCGCACGGTGGCCCAGGCGGCGCGGCTCAAACATTTGGAGGATGAACGGCGGCGGCTGGAGGCGGCCAACCGCGCCTATCAGGAGAACCTGGAGGAGCTGGTGGCCCAGCGCACGCAGGCCCTGCAGGAAAGCGAGGCGCGGCTGCGGCAGTCCGAACAGCAACTGCATGCGCTGGCGGCGCGGCTGATCCATGTGCGCGAGGCCGAGCGCGCGCAGATGGCGCGGGAAATCCATGATGAGCTGGGCCAGTTGCTCACCGGCTTGAAGATGGATTTGCACTGGCTGCTGCGCCAGTGCCAAAGCCCCCCGGAGAAACGCTCGCCCGAGGCCATCGCCCGCCGCCTGCAGGATGCCCTGGCCATTACGGATGACACCATCAAATGCGTGCAGCGGCTGGCGGCCGAGCTGCGCCCCAGCGCCCTGGACAAACTGGGGTTGTGCGCCGCCCTGCGGCAGGAGCTCCGCCAGTTTGGCGAGCGCTCCGGGCTGGCCGTGACCAGCGCCCTGCCCGAGGAGGAACCGGCCGTGCCCACGGACATTGCCATGGCGCTCTTCCGCATCACCCAGGAGGCGCTCACCAACGTGGCCCGCCACGCGCAGGCCACGCGGGTGGCGGTGGCCTTCCGGGAGACCGCGGAGGGCTGGGAGCTGGAGATCACCGACAACGGCCGCGGCATCCGCGACGAGGAAATGGAGCATCCCAACGCCCTGGGTTTGCTGGGCATGCGCGAGCGGTTGCTGCCGTGGCGGGGCTGCATGGCTTTGCGGCGTCCGCCGGCGGGCGGCACGCAGGTGCAAGTTTTTATTCCCCGCCCCAAAGAGGAGGCGGAAGGAGGCCAGCATGAGAAACATTCTCATCGTGGATGACCATGAGATCGTGCGGCGCGGGCTGCGCGCCTTGCTCGCGGAAAAAATGCCGGGCACGCGCTTTGAGGAGGCGGCCACCTCGGCGGAGGCCGAGGCCAAAATCTTTCAGGGCCGCTGGGATTTGATCCTGCTGGACCTGAATCTGCCCGGGCGCAACGGGCTGGAGGTGCTGGACATGGCGCGGCGGCATTGCCCCAAAACGCCCGTCATCGTGCTCACGGTGTATCCCGAGGCCGAGTTTGCCCTGCGCGCCATCAAGCTGGGGGCGCAGGCGTACTTGAACAAGCAGACCGCCGCGGAGGAATTGCTGGCGGCGGTGAACAAGGTGTTGTCCGGGGGCAAATACATCACCACCACGCTGGCCGAGCAGCTCACCTCGGCCTTGAGCACGGAAACGCCCGTGGCGCCGCACGAGAGCCTGACGGAGCGGGAGCTGCAGGTGCTGCGGCTGGTGGCGCAGGGGCGGACCACCAAGGAAATTGCCGCCGAGCTGCATCTGAGCGCCAAGACCATTGCCACCTACCGCTCGCGCATCGCCGCCAAGACCGGCCTTTCCACCACGGTGGGCATCACGCGCTACGCCATGCAGCATCGGCTGGTGGAATGAGCCGGCCCGGCCGCGATGACCGCCTGCCGGCCCGGGGCCGGGGGCTGGCACAGGTCCGGGTGGCACAACCCCTCCCGCTCCATTATAATACCCTCGTCCGGTCGTCCGGCGGGCGGCGGGCGCCAGGGCGGGCAGCGGCCGGCGTGGCCGATGGCCCGGCCCGGCTCCGTCCAACCGATTGAAAGGCCGGGTGAAATTGAATGTCGGCGGCTGAGGCAAAGGGTGGCTGGGCCGCCTTTGAGAACACTCCCGCGGCACAGGCCCTCCTCGCCGCGTTGGAGCAGGGGGGCGTGTTGTCTTTGCCCCGGATTGCGCCGGCCGGCGTGGGATTGCTGGCGGCCTGGCTGGCCTCCCGGTTTCCCCGGCGGCTGCTTGTCGTCGTCGAGGAGGGCAGCAAGGCCCAGGAGGAACGCCTGCAGGACATCACCACCTGGCTGGCGCTGGCGCCCACCGGCGGAGGGCCGCGGCCGGTGCTCAATTATCCGGCCTGGGAGAGCTTTCCCCATGAGGGCCGGCTGCCATCCATCGAAACCTTGAGCGAGCGGCTGGCGGCGCTGGTGGCTTTGCAAAACTCCCCGGCGGCGGGGGTGCCGGTGGTGGTGACGCAGGTGCAGGCGTTGCTGCAAAAAACTATCGCGCCCGAGGCCCTGCGCGCCCACACGCGGACGTTGCGGCGGGGGGATGCCCTGCATCCGCTGGATTTGGTGGAGTGGCTTGAAGACGAGGGCTACGAGCCGGAGGCCAAAGCCACCCTGCCCGGCACGCTGGCCCTGCGCGGGGGCATCCTGGATGTTTATCCGCCCGCCAGCCCGTGGCCGGTGCGCCTTGAGTTTTTTGGCGATCAAATCGAGTCGCTGCGTTTTTTTGATCCCGCCACGCAGATCTCCCGCGAGACGGTGGAGCAGGTGACCCTGGCGCCGGCGGGCGAGCTGGGATTGTTGCGGCAGGGGCGGCTGGCCGCGGCGGCGTGGATGGAGCACTGGCCGGCGGATGCGCTGGTGCTGCTGCACGACCCCCCGCGGCTGGTGGCGCAGGCCATGGCCTGGCGGCAGCAGGCGCCCCCGGACGAATCGCTGCTGCTGGACTGGCCGGCGGCGCGCGAGCGGCTGGCCGGCGGACGGCGCGCCGTGCTGGAAATCTCGGACGTGCTCGGCGTGTTGACGGAGCCGGGCGGGGAATTGACGGTGCAATCGCTGGAGGCCTTCCGGCCCGCCGCGCCGGCGGAGCCGGATCCGGCCGTGGCGGACCGGCAGCGGCGCGAGTTTTTGCAGCAGTTGCACCGCTGGCTGCGCCAGGGCTTTGCCGTTTGGGTTTTGTGCCATGAAGAAAGCCAGTGCCGCCGCTTCAAGGAGCTGTGGCAGGAGCTGCGCCTGGCGGAAGGCCCGGAAGGCAGGCCCCTGGAGCCGCGGGTGGATTTGGCCGCCCTGCAGCAGGGCTTTCTCTGCCCGGGCGCGCGCTGGGTGGTGGCCACCGATGCCGAAATCTTTGGCCGCTACAAGGCGGCCCGCCCGCGCCGGCTCAAATCGCCGCAGGCCCAGGCCGCCCGCGCCGCGTGGGCGCTGGATTTTTCGGAAATGGCGCCGGGGGATTTGGTGGTGCATGTGCGGCACGGCATCGGGCGGTACGTGGGCCTGGAGCGGCTCACCCCCGCGCGGCGGCCGGGCGAGGCCGCCCCGCCCGCCGGCGGTCAGGAATGCCTGGTGATCGAATACGCCCCGGCGCGCGAGGGCCAACCGCCGCCCAAATTATATGTGCCCATCAGCGAGGCGCATCTGGTCAGCCGCTACGTCGGGGCCGGCAAGGGCCGCCCCAAGCTCAGCGTGCTGGGCAGCCGCCGCTGGGCCAAAACCCGGGCCGAGGCGGAGGCCGCCGCGCAGGCGCTGGCGGCGGAGTTGTTGCAGGTGCAGGCCCTGCGCGCCACGCAGCCGGGCCATGCCTTCCCGCCGGACGGCCCCTGGCAGATGGAGTTTGAAAACGCCTTCCCCTTTGAAGAAACCCCGGATCAATGGAAGGCCATTCACGAGACAAAAAAGGATCTGGAACAGCCCCGGCCCATGGACCGTTTGATTTGCGGGGATGTGGGTTTTGGCAAGACGGAAGTGGCCATCCGCGCCGCCTTCAAGGTGGTCATGGGCGGCAAGCAGGTGGCCCTGCTGGCGCCCACCACCGTGCTGGCGCAGCAGCATTATCGCACCTTCACCGAGCGCATG
Above is a genomic segment from Verrucomicrobiia bacterium containing:
- a CDS encoding response regulator; this encodes MARVLVVEDDPSVLRTLERMLRSEGHETFSAMDIPQALRILQEQAVDVVVTDIRLPGASGLELLRHLQDAHQEIPTIVITGEPSLESAVEAVRARAFEYLAKPVGKAQLLRTVAQAARLKHLEDERRRLEAANRAYQENLEELVAQRTQALQESEARLRQSEQQLHALAARLIHVREAERAQMAREIHDELGQLLTGLKMDLHWLLRQCQSPPEKRSPEAIARRLQDALAITDDTIKCVQRLAAELRPSALDKLGLCAALRQELRQFGERSGLAVTSALPEEEPAVPTDIAMALFRITQEALTNVARHAQATRVAVAFRETAEGWELEITDNGRGIRDEEMEHPNALGLLGMRERLLPWRGCMALRRPPAGGTQVQVFIPRPKEEAEGGQHEKHSHRG
- a CDS encoding response regulator transcription factor → MRNILIVDDHEIVRRGLRALLAEKMPGTRFEEAATSAEAEAKIFQGRWDLILLDLNLPGRNGLEVLDMARRHCPKTPVIVLTVYPEAEFALRAIKLGAQAYLNKQTAAEELLAAVNKVLSGGKYITTTLAEQLTSALSTETPVAPHESLTERELQVLRLVAQGRTTKEIAAELHLSAKTIATYRSRIAAKTGLSTTVGITRYAMQHRLVE
- the mfd gene encoding transcription-repair coupling factor, which codes for MSAAEAKGGWAAFENTPAAQALLAALEQGGVLSLPRIAPAGVGLLAAWLASRFPRRLLVVVEEGSKAQEERLQDITTWLALAPTGGGPRPVLNYPAWESFPHEGRLPSIETLSERLAALVALQNSPAAGVPVVVTQVQALLQKTIAPEALRAHTRTLRRGDALHPLDLVEWLEDEGYEPEAKATLPGTLALRGGILDVYPPASPWPVRLEFFGDQIESLRFFDPATQISRETVEQVTLAPAGELGLLRQGRLAAAAWMEHWPADALVLLHDPPRLVAQAMAWRQQAPPDESLLLDWPAARERLAGGRRAVLEISDVLGVLTEPGGELTVQSLEAFRPAAPAEPDPAVADRQRREFLQQLHRWLRQGFAVWVLCHEESQCRRFKELWQELRLAEGPEGRPLEPRVDLAALQQGFLCPGARWVVATDAEIFGRYKAARPRRLKSPQAQAARAAWALDFSEMAPGDLVVHVRHGIGRYVGLERLTPARRPGEAAPPAGGQECLVIEYAPAREGQPPPKLYVPISEAHLVSRYVGAGKGRPKLSVLGSRRWAKTRAEAEAAAQALAAELLQVQALRATQPGHAFPPDGPWQMEFENAFPFEETPDQWKAIHETKKDLEQPRPMDRLICGDVGFGKTEVAIRAAFKVVMGGKQVALLAPTTVLAQQHYRTFTERMAAYPVKVEVLSRFRRRSEQADILRRLAGGGVDVVIGTHRLLQADVAFKDLGLVIIDEEQRFGVEHKEQLKRLRALVDVLTLSATPIPRTLHLALMGARDMSLIETPPPDRLPIETHVAEFDERLIQEAIQRELNRQGQVYYLHNRIEDLEAVAQRVKLLVPRARVVMGHGQMPARELERVMTQFVNGEADVLVSTTIIESGLDIPNANTIIIDRADRYGLSDLYQLRGRVGRYKHQAYAYLLIPRHAALLNDARKRISAIRQYSAPGSGFKVAMRDLEIRGAGNLLGTEQSGHINAVGFDLYCRLLRQSIARLKGEEIRAWPEAEVRLDFLALHPGEETPPPPAPPRRRAREPAVHIPREVAVYVPLDEVDESLESEDEGRIGREACYLPEAYIAEPALRLEAYRRLAATDSPEGLEQLKGEWRDRFGPLPEPVQRLLLLQEIKLLAARKGIEALETDGARLKIRRGGDFLQFGGKFPRLQKRSATGRLGEIRRFLRQLQDVSPPPAPAPGQ